Proteins encoded in a region of the Candidatus Deferrimicrobiaceae bacterium genome:
- the cyoE gene encoding heme o synthase: MGERTLPRGDVVIKATALERKPPDAEEGSRPATLAGSALLISKPGIVTGVSLAGLAGMVLATGGMPGAGVVLPCLASVVAAASGAAVMNGLLDAPMDARMPRLAARVFAMRRVGSEGALALSFGLILASLLVSYRFFHGLTAALVLAAVLSYTLLYTLFLKRRSPYGTIPGGIPGALPVLIGYSAAAGRIGVDGVILFLVMLLWQPPHFWTLALAHMEEYRDAGVPVLPVARGEPYTKILIFLYAVSLLPTTLALWVFGYCSGAFAWVAVALWGFFLWSCYRNTVRRPRFRRAFGASILYMMGILLAVIVDVSARP; this comes from the coding sequence GTGGGTGAGAGAACTCTCCCCCGAGGGGACGTCGTCATAAAGGCGACCGCCCTGGAAAGAAAGCCCCCCGATGCGGAGGAGGGGAGCAGGCCGGCGACCCTGGCCGGCTCGGCCCTGCTGATCTCGAAGCCCGGCATCGTGACGGGCGTGAGCCTCGCCGGTCTCGCCGGAATGGTCCTGGCGACGGGAGGGATGCCCGGCGCCGGGGTGGTGCTTCCCTGCCTGGCAAGCGTGGTCGCCGCCGCCTCCGGTGCCGCGGTCATGAACGGCCTCCTCGACGCCCCGATGGACGCCCGGATGCCCAGACTGGCCGCCCGGGTCTTTGCGATGAGGAGGGTCGGCAGCGAGGGGGCACTCGCGCTCTCCTTCGGCCTCATCCTGGCCTCGCTCCTCGTTTCCTACCGCTTTTTTCACGGGCTGACCGCCGCCCTCGTGCTCGCGGCCGTCCTGTCCTACACGCTCCTGTACACCCTCTTCCTCAAGCGGCGTTCCCCCTACGGGACGATTCCGGGAGGAATTCCGGGCGCGCTTCCCGTCCTCATCGGGTATTCCGCGGCAGCCGGCCGCATCGGGGTGGACGGGGTCATCCTGTTCCTGGTGATGCTCCTGTGGCAACCGCCGCACTTCTGGACCCTGGCGCTCGCCCACATGGAGGAGTACCGGGATGCGGGCGTTCCCGTCCTGCCCGTGGCGCGGGGAGAGCCGTACACGAAGATCCTCATCTTCCTGTACGCCGTCAGCCTCCTGCCGACGACGCTCGCCCTCTGGGTATTCGGCTACTGCTCCGGCGCATTCGCCTGGGTCGCCGTCGCTCTCTGGGGGTTTTTCCTCTGGTCCTGCTACCGCAACACGGTCAGGCGGCCCCGGTTCCGCAGGGCCTTCGGCGCCTCCATCCTGTACATGATGGGAATTCTGCTGGCGGTGATCGTGGACGTGTCCGCGCGTCCCTAA